In Sphingobacterium sp. SYP-B4668, the sequence AGAAGCTGCTGCCAATTGGCTCATACCGCTCTTACCGGAATGTCGTCGTTCAGTACTATTTGAAGCTCAACAGGCTTATTTACATGGCAGGCCCCATACATTGGCAACATACCCTACAGAAGTTGCCTCATTTATCCAATTTGCACAATCAAATATCCCTTTGTGAATGCTCTTTGAATATACAAAATCCTCAACGGAGCAAAAAATAAGCGAAAAACAATGAATAATATTTTAGATTCTTACGCTTAAAAATTTGCTTGAGACTGGAAATTGCCTTTGATTTTGCAAAGTACACAGTACTTGCGGTAGTACCTAGTAACTCACAAATCTCGTTGGTATCGAAGCCTTCAAGATAGGACATACGAAATACTTTGGCCTGCAGCTCCGGGAGCTTTTCAACCTCTGCGGAGATAATATCGATTAACTCAGCATAGATAATCTGAGATTCTAAATCAGGATCGGCATTAGCAAGGAAGTCGCCATCATTGTTTTCGAAGCGGATTTTGTTTTTGGGACAAACTAAATAATCGTAACAGGCATTGCGTGTGGATAGATATAAAAAAGCTCGGATATTTTCGACAGTCTTTATTTTGTCCCGGCCCAACCAAAGTTTATAAAAGGAATCGGAGACAATCTCTTCACACACCGCCCTGTCATGCACCAATGAATAAGCAAAATAATGAAGAGAGCCTCCAAACTGAGACATATAATGTCTAAGGCCAGACTCTCTTCCATCCTTGAAATTACTTAAATGGATTAAATTAGTACTCATAATGGGGCTGATCTATCGGTCGTCGGTATACTTTTAAAGATAACATTTATTTAGGTGAAAAAGTAGCAATCATCTTACTATTATGTGAACATGATTTCAGATAACAACTACTTTTATAGGCTGAAGTTTACGAAAAAATAAAATCAGAGGCTATTATAATGAGCAATTAAGTCGTAGCAATTGATTACCTTTTCATGTAAGTCCTGTCCAACATAGAAATATTGATTTGAGGCCTCAAATCCTATCCTAGAATCATTCGATTGAATTTCGGCCAATCGTCTAGCAATGGATAACTCGTGCTCAAGAAGAGCTATCATATCCGACAAAATAGCTGATCGCAGGGTGTCATCAGCAACCAATCGATCACGGAGCACGACAAATCGACATTGATTGGCTACACTCTGATAGTGCAGATAGACAGTCTCCGCAATACTAAGTTCGCGTTGGAGAGCATATAAATGCTCCGATTCAATCACAATATCTCGTGTATCTTGTCTTAAGATAGCCAATGCATCTTTGAAGCCGATAGCTGTCTTAGTGAGCTGTTGGATAAAGATATCTGTCGGATATATGCTACGCCAAGACGCCAAATCATCATAAGCCAGGCCGACCATAGTGGCCCGATATCCAGTAGGCTGCGACCACAGTAAATTGGAGGGGCCAGATTGCAATGGCGCTGAGTAAACAACACCTACATGATAAGGGAATTGACGAAAGGCATCACTAAAGGACTTCCATGCACGCACAACGGCCTCAGCCGCCACTTTGCCATAAAACTCTTCTGCAACAAGGTCAATAGCCTGGCGAACCGTCATCGCAGGATGGGCACCTAATAGATTGACCAGAGATAGATTAGGCGAGGGATAACCACCTAGACTCCAACCCAACATGAGACCTTTAACATTGGCTTTGCGAAGATTGTCAATATGCTGTCCAACATTAAACAATGCTGGTATGTAGGGTACAGCAGCAATCTCCCAGCTATTGTTGGCCTGAATCTTGGCAACACAGGAAATGCCCAATGAATTGGCTAAAGCCCAATGCCGCGAAGCGCGGGGCCCTGGGCCAATACTTGAAATGGAATACTCGCCGACTTTGCTCTGGATGCCGCCACGCTCTATTGGAAGATCCCACTCACTGACACTCATAAAAGCCAAGGATTGTCGATGAAGAGCTGGCAGCACCTCTTCGGCAAGTCCATCACGCCACCCCCAATCCCAGACGATCAACTGAGGGCATTCGTATTCTACATTCCTATCCAACTGCTCATACCCTTGTTTGATGCCTTCTAAATAATTGTTATTCAAAGTAGATATTACCGAAGCCGCACCTAATTTGGAGCAATGTGAACACTGGTCGCCTTGTCCGTGAGACCAACAATTAGTCGGATTCTCGGAAGCAGTAATGGAAAAGAATCCGCCTAAACCAGGTACGCTGGAAGCAACCAGCGCCAACGAACTCTTCAGATAATCGCTTACTGCGGGGATGCTGGTACACAGGGAATAGCCACTGCCCTTCAGCGCAGGATATTGACGAAAAAACTGCTCGCTTTGATTACGTGGTTCATTGAGATAGAGAAACAAGCGGATACCTCGCTTTCTTGCACGTTGGACGAGTTTCGACAAATTCGCCAGACGGAGCTCCCAATCTTGACTTTGGGTGGGATCCCAAGGGAAAGGAGTAATTTTACTGAGTACAATATGCATCCAAATACTGTCGACTCCTTTTGCATGCATCCTATCCAAATAGGCGTCAGGATAGGACTCTGTAGAGTTGGACAATAGAGGATCTCCAAAGAGTGCAAAATAGGGATAGGCAATCCGAGGGCTGAACCCCGAACCTATGGATGAAGAATTGTACGTACGGGTATCAGCGGCGGATAATTCATGAACAAAATGAAAGTAAGGCTCTTTCACCCCAGGAACACCTGATGGATAAAGCGTATCGAGATATTGACCAAAGCGTTCGACTTTTTTCAAATCCAATTTGGACATGGTGTCTGCCCATAGAAGTGCATCACAGTGAGGTTTGAGACTACCTAATTTGATATAAAAAAAATCATCCTCTACCAGCGTGAATTCGAGCTTTGCTTTGTCCCAATCCATAAGTGTGAGCAGCTGGTCTTCGGGAAGTAAGTGCCAATTGCGACGGATAACGGTCAAATAACTCCGCTCCCATTGACCTGGACTAACAACCTCTTGCGGAGGAAGGCGCATCTCGTCGGCCAACTGAATGATATGTGAAGAATCGGTATCCACAGTCTTGGCCATACGCTCCACAGGAACAAGATTCCAATTACGCCAAACGAATGCATGCAGACGCGATGGGAAATGAGCCGGCACCAATCCCCTGGGGCCGCGATCAATTATGGGTAGGCCATTCGTACTACCGAAACTCAAAGGAGCAGTCAAAAAAGCTCCGAGAGCAATGGCACCTGTAGCAAGGAAATGCCTGCGATTGAGATGAAGAGAACTGCTCATGAGGAGCTCCCCTTTCTAGCAACGCAATCAATCTCAACTTTGAGGCCTTTCATCAAGACAGACTGCACGGTAGTCCGAGCGGGTTTAATTCCCTGAAAATACGTACTATAAACCTCGTTAAAACATTCAAAATCATCAATATCACTCAAATGGACGGTACACTTGACGACATCTTCCAGCGTCATACCGACTTGCCCCAAAATAGCTTGAATATTATCTAGGGTACGCTTCGTTTCTTCTCGAATATCTGCCAATATAAAGGTGCCGGCAAATAAATCAACGGAAGCCTGACCACTGACGTAAAGCCAATTGTCCATAAAAATGGCATCCGACAACGGCAACTCAGCTATTCGTGACTGCCGCAAAGGATGCAGGATACTTTTCTTTTGTTTCATAATGCTATTGATTTGTTAGTTCATAAAATTGGGTACAGTTATGTCCCCATAATTTCAATTTCTCACTATCGCTAAGACCCAAGGTATTGTCAGATACAATATGACATACCTGCTCATAAGCTGCTCCTACCAAACACACTGGCCAGTCACTTCCAAACATAACACGATCTATTCCAAAAATATCTATGCTGATAGAAATGTATCGCTCAAAATCTTTGATTGTCCATGACTTCCAATCGGCTTGGTTGATTAGTCCTGCTATTTTACAGTACACGTGGTCAAGTGATTTAAATCGCTGAAGTCCCCTCTCCCAATTCTCATAGTCCTGTGTTCGGATAGGTGGCTTAGCGATATGGTCCAAGACAAATCTTTGGTCTGGAAACTCCATGCAAAAGGTAAGCGCATGCTCCAAATGCTTGGGATAGATGAGCACATCATAGGTGTAATCATATTTGCGTAACAACCCAATGCCGCGACAAAAATCTGACCTCAGGAGAAAGTCATCTTGGGCCTCGGATTGGACAATATGCCGAAATCCTTTGAGCCGAGAGAAAGAGGAATAGTAATCTAACCTAGACTCCACTTGTGGAGACCGTAAATCCACCCATCCTACGACTCCCTTGATAAAGCAATATTGAGTGGCTAGATCTATTAAAAAGTCATTTTCGCGTTCACTCTGATCGGCCTGAACCGCTACGCCTCCATCAAATCCTTGATTAGTCAATGCCGGTAAAAGATCATCAGGCATAAAATCTTTCTTTATCACAGTCATATCATCAGTAATCCAAGCGTCTTTAACGGGATGATATTTCCAGAAATGTAAATGACTATCAATTTTCATATCTCTATTTTTTTTATTAGATGTCTATTCGGTCAACTGGAGAATTTGCTAGTGTCACAACGCAAATGAATCTTAGCGACAGCACATTTTCATATCTAAGCTTTGTGTTCAGTAAGTTTTATTAGCTGAGACAAGAAGGCCCCAGCGGTTCAAAAAATTTGTACCCTAGTGAAAACTCAAAATGGCCAAGTTGCTCCGCGCAACTGAGCTTACCCTGTACCACACGTATGACTTCTTCTAAAATCTCGTCTGCAACGGCGTCCAAGGAACAATTTTCACTCAAGATCTTGCCTGCATTGATATCCATATTTTCATGCATACGGGAATAGGTCTCGGGATTGGCACAGATTTTAATAACAGGAGCAATAGCCGAACCAGCCACGGACCCTCTACCGGTCGTAAACAGCACACATTGGGCTCCCGACGCAATAAGCTCATTAATCTCGGAAATATCATTGGGATTAGGGAAACCGAATGTAGGCGGGCCATCGGGTACAATATCAAGTAAATAAAGTCCTGGGAACAAAGGTAGATCGCATGGTTTCAATAATCCAACAATACGCGAACTCCCACTTTTACAATACGCACCTATGGATTTTTCTTCTAGGGTGCTCAAACCGCCGGCTGCATTACCCGGAGCAAAGCTACCGTGTCCCATAGCAGCATAATAATGCGCGGCCTTGACTATTGTATCGCGCAGTCGATCGCCCAACGCTGGATGTATAGCCCGTCGATATAAATCGTCTTCCAGGCCCACCATCTCACCGGTATTTTCAAATATAGCAGTGGCACCGGATGCTACAAGCCGATCAAAGGCAAGCCCCGTGGCTGGATTGGCCGTGAGACCACTTGTAGCATCACTACCACCTGATACAACACCGACAACCAGATCTTCAAATCTCATCTCCACTCGCGGTACAAGCCGAATCTGCTCTAAACCGTTGCTGACAAACTCCGTTCCGAGAGCTATAGCCGAGCTGGTACCGCCTTCCTGTTGTATCGAAATGAGTTTAACCGGCCGACCACTCTCTTGAATAGCGTGATAAAGAGACTCATTATTGAAGCTTTCACATCCAAGGGATACCAACAGCACCCCCCCGACATTCGGATGCTTACATAGTGCATGCATCATCTCTTCCGCGTATTGATTCGGGTAACAACCGCTGAAGCCGATAAGATGTACCTCGCGCTCGTCAAATCTAGACGCTATTTTTTTGGCAATATGGTGTGCACACTCTACAAGATAAGCAACTAAGAAGATGTTCCTGATGCCCTTTCGGCCATCTTTGCGAAGATATGCAAGTCCTAAATTTCTCATACTGAATTATTTTGTAAAACGATGGGACGATGTATATGTTGGTAAATAATCACTTTGCAGATTGTGGATATGAACATGCTCACCAACCATTATATCTGCTATGGCCGAACCGATAGAAAGACCAAACTTAATAATCTTGTCGCCTTTTCGGATAATTTGAGAGGCGATCTTGTGCCCTCTATCCAAATCGTATTGGATCTGAAAACTAACACCATCAATTTGCACAACCTCTCCTCTAGCAAGAGGAATCTTGACAACAAATACGTTATCTTGGGAGTGAACCTTAAAAATTTTTTCCATATTCATATTTTTAAACTGTGCGGATTTGACTGCCCACTCGCGCGTAAAAAAGGATGTAGAGATAGGCTGGAAGACAAATCAAATAAGCATGTTGATAGTTCCATTTCTCGGCCGAGAATCCAAAAAACAGAGGTAGAAAGGCTCCACCAATGATACCCATAACCAAAAAGGATGCTCCTTTTTTGGTAAATCGCCCCAAGTCGGTAAGTGCCAATGGAAATATTGTAGGCCAGAGTAAAGAATTGGCAAAACCAAGAAAAGCAACGAGATAAATAGAAAGACGCTCAGGAGAAAAGACAATCAACCCGGTAAAGAAAATACCCAAGCATGCACAAATGGTCAATCCCTGTTGTTGGCTCAACCTTTTAGGGATAAAGCCTATCCCCATACTATATCCCAGTACCATTGCCAGTGTTGTATACCACACGTAGAATTCGGGATGAGATAGCCCTAAGGCATTTGCATAATCATTGATAGATCCCAATGCGATAATCTCGACCCCAACATCGAAAAAAATAGCAATGGCACCTAAGTATAAATGGGGAATCTGGAAAATATTCTGTTTCAAATTTCCATAAACCTGTTGGTTTATTACGGAGCTATCCATCTCTTCACCCTGCGCCGACAATTCGGGGAGGGGAGAAAAGTATACAAGGAATCCGATAAGCAAAGCAAATACAGCAATCAAGTAAAAAGGTAAAATCGCATCATCTAGATTAACCTGAGATAGGTCTAGAAATAACGCTAGTAACAAAGATGCGCTGGCCAAAGCGAGTTTATCGGCAATCCCCATCATACTTATCCGGCGTGCCGCACTACGGGTAGGTCCAAGGATGGTAACGTATGAATTGATCGCATCGGTCAGTAAAGTTTGGGCTATACCAAGAACAAACAAAGAACATAAAAATACTGGAAAACTGACGACAGACGCCGAATACCCAATCAGAAAAAAGCCTATAGCGAGAATCAAAAAGGAGGTGAAAATAGATTTTTTGTAACCAATGGATCGAATTATACGCTCAGCAGGCAAAGCAAAAAAAACATAAGCGGAGAAGGTGGCCGTCATAATCAAATATGAGACGGCCCTAGTTACAGTGAATGCTTCTTGCACAAAAGGAATAAAATATGCATTGATTCCGATTGAAAAACCGAGAACTACATACATACATCCAATCATCAGAAGATATAAAGAGACACTACTTTTGTCCATAATAAATACTTTGATATTAAAAAAAGACTACTTCAATAATAACCTTAAATAATCTAAAATCTTGGCCTTTATCTCTTCTCCGAAGCTGGCAGAAGCATCCTTGGCTGTCTGCGCATACCAATTATCCGTGGTAAACCTATCCATATCTACACCTTCGGGGCATAATGACATCATCATAGCCGTCTCTAACTTACCGGCATGGTCTATTGGGTAATCACATTGCAAAGATTGACTCAAGAGCGGACATACTTTAATCCAATTAAAGGGATTGTCACCCGCATGATGACCTTCGTAATAATCCGACGAGGAATTGCGTCCCCACCATCCTTCCCCTCGTTCTTTTTCCAAAAAATCAAATGTGGCCTGTCGCGCAGCCAGCTTAAAAGATAGATCTGTGGGCATCCCTGCCGCAAAATTTTCGCTCTGATGGTGTACAATTATATATATATTACGAAAGCCTATGCGTAAAAGATTGGTAAGTATGCTGGAAGCAAAAGGAACCAGTACTTGAGAATCTACATGGATACTTCCTTTGCCTTCGGGTGGCTCTACAGCATAACTAGCCGCCCCGTAATAAAAGGGAGGCATAATCACTAGGGGTATCTCCTGCTCGAGGATATCGAGACATCTGGTTATAACAAGGGTGTCGACCCCAGTACTAAGATGCTCACTGTGATATTCCAAAACGCCCAAAGTGAATACAACGGGGGTATGCTGGGCGATAGCTTGACGGATATCTGTCGGAAACATTAACTCATATTTCATAGTCAAATACGGATATAGTGTTTATAAATATTACAGAACAAACGCAGTGTACATACGATTGGGTATACACACAGTGTATTCCGATTTTTCTAATTCCAATCTGGATTTTGTTCCAAATTCTTATTCTTGGTTATTTCGGACTGCGGAATGGGCATCCAATACATTTTGGTTTGGAAAACTATGGGGTTGGCATCGACCTCGTGATAGGCATAGGTAAAAGACCCATTGGGCATTTTGGTAATAAGCACACCTCTATAACGCTTGCCATTCAATCTTTGTCCAGCCTCCTTCCATCTCCGCAAATCCCAATATCTCTTTTTTTCGAAGCATAATTCAACATATCTTTCATTGTGGATGAGTGCCCTCATCTGAATTTTGTCCAAAGAACCCAGCGATAATGGAGTAGTAATCCCGGCCCGCTTACGAATCAAATTCAAGGCTTCATATACAGTGGCATCGGGGGTAGCTAAAGATTCATTTTGCGCTTCGGCATAATTCAATAATACTTCAGCGTAGCGGAGCTCAATCCAGGGTTGATCACTGCCTGTAGAACCTGTGTATACGGTATTATCTGGATTGGTAGCTTTTCTGGTATAATAACCGGTAATGGTATTGTAAATGGTATTCTCCTTGGACTGATCGTAATCTCTTCCTCCTTGATAGGTCTCAAGTGTAATTTCTTTGACAGGTGGGCCACTGGTGGTGCCTTTTACTTTAGAGCCGTTGAAAGCGATGAAAGCATAGAAGCGCATATCTCTGCCTATATAGGGATTACTGGGGTCGTAGTCAGCTCCCGATTCGTGAATCGTTTTTCCATTGGCCATGGGGAAGGCATCTATCAACTCCTGTAGAGGAGAAAGCTGACCAGCATTATTATTGGCTAAAATCAACGGACGTAGACCGGCGTCCCAACTGTGCTGCTTCTCAGGAAGCTTGTATTGAACCTCAAATATAGATTCCACATGCGCATTGGACTTATCCAACCAGAGCTTATCCAAATCGGGATATAACGAATACTTATTCAGGTCGATGACGTCCCTATTAGCTTTTGCAGCGGCTTCCCACAATTCGGTATTGTTGGTTGTATTATACATTGGACTAGCATAATAGAGCAACGCTCTTCCTTTCAACGCCATAGCCGCTCCTTTTGATGCCCTGCCTCGCACGGTCTGAAGAGGTAGCTCTTCGGCTGCAGTACCCAGTTCGCTAACGATAAAATCCATAGATTCAGAAAGACTATTCCTGCCAATCTGAAGGTCATCGGAAATACTCTGTAATTTATCGATGATAGGTATTCCTCCATATCGCTTGACCATATCAAAATAAAGAAAGGCACGTAAGAAACGGACTTCACCTTTCAACCGCTTCTTGGTCGCATCGTCGAGACTTGCTCCATCCACTCTAGCCATAAACTCATTGGTTTTACGCACCTGTTGATAGGCCCAAAAGCCGATGGGATTGGTGATTTGATCCCATTGACCAGCCAAAATCTGATTCGGAGCATCACCAGGGTAATTGCAACGTCCCTCGTCGGTAATATTATCTTGAGTATTGGAATATTCGTATCCTGGACGATCATTGTACATCTGATTAACAAAAAGTTCAATAAGCTTTGGATCCTTCCAAACATCATCCTCAGATATGGCTTCGGGGTTGGAGGGATCAAGAAAATCTGAATTACAGGATGGCAGAATCGTGATGCAGACCATTGCAATAAAAATGTATATGTATTTTTTCATGATATTTAGGTTTAGAAAGATAATAGCAATCCCAGGTTATAATTGCGTTGCTGAGGGTAATAGTTACCTGCTCCAGTGGCCGCTTCAGGATCCATTTCCTTGACTTGGCTAATCGTAAATAAGTTATATCCCGACATATAAACCCTCAACTTGCTGATCCGCAAATCTGAAAGCCACTGCGATGAGAAATTATACCCGATATCTAAGGATTTCAATCGAATATAACCTGCCTTTCGCAGCCAAAACTCTGAATCCCTATTGTTAATTAACCGAGAATCTATCCAAGCCAAGGGATATTTTGCATCGGGATTATCTACACTCCATGAATCGGCAAAATAAGAAAAGTTGTTACTAGAGCCTCCATTGAGATACATTACACGACCTGACGAAGTCAACATTAAATTGCGCTGAGCAGCTCCCTGAAAAAAGAAATTTAGGTCGATTTTGCGCCAGGTCAGATTGCCCGTAAGACCATACATGATACGAGGTTCGTTACCATAGTCTGAGATAACTTTCTGATCTTGGATGGTAACCTGTCCATCACCATTGACATCTGCATATTTGATATCTCCAGGTAGATTTTTTTGTCCAAACTGAGTTCCTCCAAACCAAGAAGCTGCCTCAACCTCGCTCGTGATAAGCCCTAAAGACTCATATCCCACCCGAAATCCAATAGGTCGACCTAGCTTTTTATCAAAATCCAAAGCATTGGCTGGATCGTCTATCTGTGTGACCTTATTGGTTGCATAGGAGCCTACGAGTCTGAAATTATAGGATAGACTGCTAGCAAAGGTTTTTTGATGCGTTAATGTCAATTCGATACCATTGCTATTGACCTTAGCATAGTTTTCATCTGGTAAAACACGTCCGAAGGTACCGGGTACAGACCGATCTCTATTCCATAAAATATCACTCGTCTTTCGGAAGAAATAATCGATTTCTAATCCAAACATGGAATTGAGGAAATTGATATCCAACCCTATATTGGTATTGTCTTGTTTTTCCCAAGTGATCGCTTGATTGGGGTACACTCCATAAGCAACTTGGGAAACAGCCTGACCATCTATTATAGGTCCAACACCAGAAATCAGTGAATAGGTCTCCTGGAACTGATAAGCATTCACACGATCATTGCCAATCAGACCTTTGGAAAATCGCAACTTTAGATTATTGATAAAATTCAACCCGGAGCTTTCCTTGAAAAAACGCTCTTCCGAAATACGCCATCCTGCAGAAATTGCTGGGAAGAAACCAAACCTATTTTCTTTTGGAAAACGATATGAACCATCGTATCTAAAGGTACCCTCCAACAAATACTTACCGTCATAGGCATAATTAAA encodes:
- a CDS encoding UxaA family hydrolase: MRNLGLAYLRKDGRKGIRNIFLVAYLVECAHHIAKKIASRFDEREVHLIGFSGCYPNQYAEEMMHALCKHPNVGGVLLVSLGCESFNNESLYHAIQESGRPVKLISIQQEGGTSSAIALGTEFVSNGLEQIRLVPRVEMRFEDLVVGVVSGGSDATSGLTANPATGLAFDRLVASGATAIFENTGEMVGLEDDLYRRAIHPALGDRLRDTIVKAAHYYAAMGHGSFAPGNAAGGLSTLEEKSIGAYCKSGSSRIVGLLKPCDLPLFPGLYLLDIVPDGPPTFGFPNPNDISEINELIASGAQCVLFTTGRGSVAGSAIAPVIKICANPETYSRMHENMDINAGKILSENCSLDAVADEILEEVIRVVQGKLSCAEQLGHFEFSLGYKFFEPLGPSCLS
- a CDS encoding creatininase family protein, giving the protein MKYELMFPTDIRQAIAQHTPVVFTLGVLEYHSEHLSTGVDTLVITRCLDILEQEIPLVIMPPFYYGAASYAVEPPEGKGSIHVDSQVLVPFASSILTNLLRIGFRNIYIIVHHQSENFAAGMPTDLSFKLAARQATFDFLEKERGEGWWGRNSSSDYYEGHHAGDNPFNWIKVCPLLSQSLQCDYPIDHAGKLETAMMMSLCPEGVDMDRFTTDNWYAQTAKDASASFGEEIKAKILDYLRLLLK
- a CDS encoding RNA polymerase sigma factor; protein product: MSTNLIHLSNFKDGRESGLRHYMSQFGGSLHYFAYSLVHDRAVCEEIVSDSFYKLWLGRDKIKTVENIRAFLYLSTRNACYDYLVCPKNKIRFENNDGDFLANADPDLESQIIYAELIDIISAEVEKLPELQAKVFRMSYLEGFDTNEICELLGTTASTVYFAKSKAISSLKQIFKRKNLKYYSLFFAYFLLR
- a CDS encoding RagB/SusD family nutrient uptake outer membrane protein, with amino-acid sequence MKKYIYIFIAMVCITILPSCNSDFLDPSNPEAISEDDVWKDPKLIELFVNQMYNDRPGYEYSNTQDNITDEGRCNYPGDAPNQILAGQWDQITNPIGFWAYQQVRKTNEFMARVDGASLDDATKKRLKGEVRFLRAFLYFDMVKRYGGIPIIDKLQSISDDLQIGRNSLSESMDFIVSELGTAAEELPLQTVRGRASKGAAMALKGRALLYYASPMYNTTNNTELWEAAAKANRDVIDLNKYSLYPDLDKLWLDKSNAHVESIFEVQYKLPEKQHSWDAGLRPLILANNNAGQLSPLQELIDAFPMANGKTIHESGADYDPSNPYIGRDMRFYAFIAFNGSKVKGTTSGPPVKEITLETYQGGRDYDQSKENTIYNTITGYYTRKATNPDNTVYTGSTGSDQPWIELRYAEVLLNYAEAQNESLATPDATVYEALNLIRKRAGITTPLSLGSLDKIQMRALIHNERYVELCFEKKRYWDLRRWKEAGQRLNGKRYRGVLITKMPNGSFTYAYHEVDANPIVFQTKMYWMPIPQSEITKNKNLEQNPDWN
- a CDS encoding RidA family protein, yielding MKQKKSILHPLRQSRIAELPLSDAIFMDNWLYVSGQASVDLFAGTFILADIREETKRTLDNIQAILGQVGMTLEDVVKCTVHLSDIDDFECFNEVYSTYFQGIKPARTTVQSVLMKGLKVEIDCVARKGSSS
- a CDS encoding MFS transporter, which translates into the protein MDKSSVSLYLLMIGCMYVVLGFSIGINAYFIPFVQEAFTVTRAVSYLIMTATFSAYVFFALPAERIIRSIGYKKSIFTSFLILAIGFFLIGYSASVVSFPVFLCSLFVLGIAQTLLTDAINSYVTILGPTRSAARRISMMGIADKLALASASLLLALFLDLSQVNLDDAILPFYLIAVFALLIGFLVYFSPLPELSAQGEEMDSSVINQQVYGNLKQNIFQIPHLYLGAIAIFFDVGVEIIALGSINDYANALGLSHPEFYVWYTTLAMVLGYSMGIGFIPKRLSQQQGLTICACLGIFFTGLIVFSPERLSIYLVAFLGFANSLLWPTIFPLALTDLGRFTKKGASFLVMGIIGGAFLPLFFGFSAEKWNYQHAYLICLPAYLYILFYARVGSQIRTV
- a CDS encoding UxaA family hydrolase, whose translation is MEKIFKVHSQDNVFVVKIPLARGEVVQIDGVSFQIQYDLDRGHKIASQIIRKGDKIIKFGLSIGSAIADIMVGEHVHIHNLQSDYLPTYTSSHRFTK
- a CDS encoding amidohydrolase family protein — protein: MKIDSHLHFWKYHPVKDAWITDDMTVIKKDFMPDDLLPALTNQGFDGGVAVQADQSERENDFLIDLATQYCFIKGVVGWVDLRSPQVESRLDYYSSFSRLKGFRHIVQSEAQDDFLLRSDFCRGIGLLRKYDYTYDVLIYPKHLEHALTFCMEFPDQRFVLDHIAKPPIRTQDYENWERGLQRFKSLDHVYCKIAGLINQADWKSWTIKDFERYISISIDIFGIDRVMFGSDWPVCLVGAAYEQVCHIVSDNTLGLSDSEKLKLWGHNCTQFYELTNQ